Sequence from the Vicia villosa cultivar HV-30 ecotype Madison, WI unplaced genomic scaffold, Vvil1.0 ctg.002711F_1_1, whole genome shotgun sequence genome:
TGGGAAGTGGCAACTAGAACCATTAAATCTTCCTCATGCAGTGGATGGAATAGTTCCTAAGGTTTGTCTTTACGTTATACGAATACTCTTAATATAGAGTGAAGGTGTATAGGTTTGAAAGACAGTGTTCAACTGTTTACCTTTGGAAACTTCTTAAATAGATATGGTATCCCATGTGATTTGCGTACTGGATCGAGACAATATCTGTTAGTTAGACATTCTTTAGATTTGGGTCTCAAAAGGTAGATTTTGTTGCACCACCTACATGTTCTTAATGGACCAATGCACAACTGTTCTGATGAATACTATATATATTTGTTCCGAGTTACCTTGTTCTGTAGACAATGAGGTTGCAGTTGAAAAGGCCATAACAATTTCACAACCAAGGCAATGATTTTGAAACTAGATTCCTTAAGCTCAAACCTCTGATCACatttccaatttttaaaacaacaCTTCAAACTCCCAATCTATGTTCCTGTGGCTGTGTGCAAAGCTACACgtagtatttttttattaaaaaaaaaaatcactattGAAGTATGAAAGGAAAAGCTTTAGTGAGAAGATCCATAGGTTTTGAGTTAAGCGAATGTTGATATAGCTTGAACTTAGGTTCTGGTGGCATCACTTGCTGCAATGTGTTAAATATACATGCATATGAACTAACTGGACAGTGCAGAAGTGCAGATTTGCACAAAATTATATTTGCTTGTTTTTTGAGATTATAGAAAATTTCATATTGCTCACTGTTACAATTTCTATTTTACATATAGAACGATCGCGGTCAAGTAGATGTTTGGTCTGAGAAATGTCTACCACCGGGAACTGTGCACTTGAGGTTTCCAAGGGCTTATACTGTTGCCAAGAGGCTAGAGATTGATTATGCGCCTGCTATGGTTGGTTTTGAATTTAAAAATGGCCGATCATATCCTGTCTATGATGGTATTGTGGTGTGTGCTGAGTTCAAGGATACACTATTAGAGGTATTTCTTTTTCCCAACGAATAAGTTAGTGTTGCAGTATTACGGATAAACTCGCTTTTGACTTAGCAAATGTTTATTCTGTCTTCTCTCTTATGCTCCTCcatatatttgataaaattaatttCATGTGCATGTTGCAGAGTAATTGTAGCCTAGGATGTTTACAGGGGTTAGTAGTTTCTTAATATAGATTTATTCTGCATATATTTTTCACTCTTAACATCCTTTGGTTTTTTTAAACAAGTTTTTAAAATATTGCAGCTTATGTGAATGTCAACATTGCATTCTATTTTTACAGTTTTATACACATGATATAACTtgttttcttcctctttttctcaGGCATTCGCAGAAGAAGATGAACGACGGAAAGCAGAAGAAAGGAAAAGAGATGAAGCACAAGCTCTTCGTCGATGGTACCAGCTTCTTTCATCTATTGTAACTCGACAGAGGTTAAACAatcgttataataacaattcgAATTCAGAGGTGGCAAATGCTGCCCATGATATGAATGATAATGTGTCAAATGCCACAGTTTGTGGTAGTAATGACCAGAATCAGAACCCCGCAAACCATCAGATGGACAACCGCGATACCAATCTTGATGAACCTGTAAATATTTCAGTAAAAGACCATGAGCATGTTTTTTTGAAAGAGTACGAAAGCTTTGATGAGGAAACTTTTTTACTGACAAAGCGATGTCAATGTGGGTTTTCTGTTCAAGTAGaagaattataaatttaaatgaaACACCTTCATCATGTTCATGGTTTTTGGAGTCTTTTCCCCTAGTTTTGTTGTCTCCAAAACTCATAATCATTGTTCAATTAGAGACTTAGGATTAGATGTAAGATATAATGTGATATATATGATCAAAACTATGACAAACACTAGTTTTTGCTAGAAAAGAATGTAGACATGTTTACAATCTAAAAAATGAAAGTCCATGTTTTTTTTCTCCATTCTTAGGTTTTTTTCATGCTAGTTATTCACATTTATTTCATTAAAGATATAATTAATGTATAGATTTGTACTTTAATGAAATAGAATCACTAATTCACTTGTATTTTATCAGTCCTCTAATTTTTATGTAATAATTCACCAAGGAATATTTTAATCATTACCTTTAAAACTTTACATTTTGTTAATCCTATAACAAATAACATATAACAAAAAAAGTTCTAAAACAAGTCTCAATTAGCATTCTTTTTCCTATGTTGTATTTTCTTGAAAAGAGAGATCGAGAATAGAAAAGATGACAAACTCAAATGGCAGTCaagatataaaaaagaaaaaaagttcacATTTTCAATTATAATTTGACTAGGtagataaatatgaaaataaaaataaaaagaaggccTTCTTAAATGTTTTCTCAAAATGAGTTGTTTTATATTTGACCATTTCTCAACCAACCCCATGGATATCTTATACACCatgcaaaattttatttttgtcccTAGCTTTTGTAGATTTCTTCCATAGATCCATCTACGAAAACGTAATAAACTAGTGTATACGAGGAAAAAAATACACATAAAATCAGTTCAGGAAtatttccgtaggtgcatctacaaaATCTCTTAGCGTCGCATTGTTCCGCCATTGTTTCATTTCTTCAATCTTTTCATTTTCCACACCCTAAAAACTCTACATCATCAATACCCTATTTCACTCCAACACTCAAACTTTTTGGTGTAACAAATCAAAGGAAGCAAGAAGATACTGAATTCCAGATAAATAATCACTTTCAACCACTACATTGTTCACATTATCAATGTTTTTTGCTGTAAAAAAGTTACGTAGCTTCCGTAAATCCATCTACGGAATAGTCCATGTAGTTTTTTTCCACCATTTTGTAATTCTgtgttattttgacaaaataggtatggtgcaccccgataatattTCAAGAGAATTAGCTACTTTAGTCGATGTTTGTACGAGTATCGACGGGGTAGTCGCAAATGTGGTAGATGTCGGAAGTGACTTTAGTAGCAAGCAAGACTTTGATGATCATGAAAGCATGCTaacatggattcgtaggaatgcaactaaccttggttttggtgtggtGATAGGAAGATCGGATAATGGTACGACAAGAAGAAACCCGTCTGTAACAATATTGTGCtaaagaagcgggaaataccatcctcctctaaagaattttaaaagagacgacatgggtactagaaaatgcgagtgtccatttaaaattcATTGTTACATGTTGGCTAGCACGAAGTGGAGATGCTCTGTTgtttgtggtttgcataaccatgatttgtgCGGAAAATTACAAGGCCATCCGGTGACATGTCAGCTCAATCCGGTTGAGAAGGCATCTATTAAAGACATGTCCTTGAATTttgtccaaccgaaaaatatacttgccacattgaaaaggaaggatcccgacaacatatcaaatataaggcaagtgtataatcAACGGTACCGCAATAAAAAAGCGAGTAGGGGAGATAGGAGCGAGATGCAACAATTGTTGAAAATGTTGGATATAACAACTACGTGGTGCGGTACAAAAATTGCGATAACGAGGTTACGgtccgagatattttttggactcatccggatTCCATTAAGTTGTTCAACACTTTCTCGCCAGTGCTCCTTCTCaattctacctacaagaccaacaagtatcgacTCCCATTATTCGAGATGGTCGGTGTTACATCCACCGAGAAGACATTTTccgttgattttgattttttggagtatgaaaaagaggataattttagGTGGGCATTGGAGGTGTGTCAcccacttttgaaaaaaaagtcgagatgcctaaggcgattgttacggaccgcgaccccgctttgatgaatgcggttgcaaaggtatttcctttttccgatgcattactttgtcgatatcacatatcatgtaatgtgagaagtaaggttaaacccgTTGTGGGGACGAAACAAGTAGCGACCGAAGGTGGGAAAGCGGTGAAGCCCGAAGTGATTGTTGAcaaaataatggatgcatgggcGCATATTGCAAGTTCGTCGACAAAAGAATTGTATGCCGATTTCGTATTGCAATTTcggaaaatatgtgaaaaatatcctgatttattaaaatacattgaaagcaccattcttgacaaagtgaaGGAGAAGTTTGTTTGTGCGTGGACTGACAAGGTCTGACACCttgggaatacaaccaccaaTAGAGTTGAGTCCGCAGAGGCTACTTTGAAAAATTGGTTGTGTGATAGCAAGGGTGATTTGTGTAAAGCATGGGACACCATGAATCACATGATTTCGAACCAACACAACGAAATACAAACctcgttcggtcggagcattaCAGTTTTTGGAGCATCGATTTAAGAACAACATCCTTTACTCTCAATTGATCGGCAATGTGTCTTGTAAGTACGAAGTGCgtctaagaggggggtgaattaggttcttaAATTTTTTATCGGTTTTTGGTGATGTGTGGatttttttctggtttatggtgaagTTATGGAAAGAGTAAAATGCCGGAAAATAAATGatacaaggatatatcctggttcccctcacaatccgacaGTACTCCattccccttacgcagtaagagattttcACTATTGGTGGTAACTTgtacaacacacaacaacaacaccaagaacaatcctcttggaccaagagcaatcctcttggatttttcactaagaccacttatgagaacaatcctctcaaagtgtctaacttgtttccaacaatcctggacaacaagtgAATAATAACCAATAGTCTTATTTTCAATAATTctgaaaaataagatataataCAAAGAATAATTTGAGTAAAAATTTGATACAATGagtcaatcacttgattgatcttccctttcaagcaacAAATCTTTTAATGTAATACAAGTGTTTATGAATGGTGTGAAATGTTCCTTTGCAATTTCCAAAGAAAATATATGCAAGAGATTtcaatgaaatttgaaatatatGAACACTTGGTGTTTTATGAAGGTTTCTTGGAATGTAAgatttgtttaaattttttgaatgaaGGAGGTAATTTGATAATTCTGAAATTTTGAGTTTTATAGCCTCTAAGACACCCCTATATATGGTCATTATTCATGAAAGGTTGCAAGGATATATGGTGAAGAGATGTGACATAAAACTGTTGGTGAAATATAGAATTTTTCAAAATATGcacaggggaaccggttcccttaaaTTAGAACCCGGGTTCCCTAACCCAACGTTacacaaaatttgaaattttgaactaGGGAATCGGTTCCCAAaaagtggaactcggttcccatCCATTTTTACGCAAAAAGGAGCTGGCTGTGGTCTTGGGGAACCAGTTTCTCCAacttggaacccggttcccaaaATGTAAAAACTCAAAATTCTTTATGGTAAAGGTTTGAAATGGTTCTTTGATGCATGTAAGATTTAAGGGTGATGTATatatgtttgaaaacacttgttaTACATTAATAGACTTGCTTTGCCATAAACCTTAATACCTTAGATCAATCAAGTTTGAAATCATTGAGgaaatcttgaatcttgttctttaaCATACTTGATCCATTCCTTTGCAATTGAAagcttgtcttcatcaaaataaaGTTGTAGAAGACTTGTCTTCACATGTCTTGGGCCGGATTGAATTATATCTTTCACGAGACGAATCGAGGTGAAACAATTGGTGGCGATAGCGCACAATGTGGTTGCACAATTACTATCACGTATGGTCTCCCGTGTGCTTGTGCTATTTCTAAAAAGGTGAGATTAGGTGACCCAATAACAATGAATGAAATCAATCCTCATTGGAAGAGActtaattttgatgatgatggttgtatcgAAGAAGATTCGAATATCTCTATTAGGCGATACAAGAGAGGTTCTTCGAAGGCCGATGACAACACGAAATTATACATCAAAGAACAATTGCAGAGGATTGGATTTCCCGAAACAACCGACATGAAACCGCCGACTCAACCCGTTAAGACAAAGGGTGCTCCAAGAAAGTGAAGTCTATGCCAAATGACAACTCGACAACACGGTCTCCTTCATATTGTGAGCACGTCAACAAACGCTTTCCCGACTCACCTACTCCGAAATCGCAAAAATCTCAAAAGAGTTCAAACAAGGGAGCTCACTTAAGCAAACCGCCTCCGACACCTATTCCACCGCAAGTTCTGTCAGTTTCGACTCCGATTCCGACACATATTACTCCTTCAATCGAAGAGGTACAAATTGCTccaaaaattccattcatttACGAGATACCGGTTTTTATGCATAAATACATCGACCGGATCGTCAATGTGGCGGAGGACGGTAATTGTGGATTCCTGACCGTATCGGCTTTGCTTGGTAAGGGAGAGGATGCCCATGAGGTTGTCCGTCATGATCTTATCAAAGAGTTGATGAACCATAAAGACTCGCACACGCGAGTATTTGGCGACGAAGTCAAATTTTCATCGGTAAATGAAGCTCTTGTTCCTTTGGGGGCGTCTacgtgaaggagtgaaaaacacttagaaagggggagattgaataagtgtaactaaaaaactttgaagataaaaacaatgaacacaattatttttatcctggttcgttgttaaccaaactacttcagtccacccctgacaaggtgatttacctcaattgaggatttaatccactaatccaactgattacaatggttttccacttagataccctctaagtcttctagagtatcctgatcacaacttgatcactctcagaaatcttttacaatcaatgtaaaataaatgtttgcaagagtttagattgcttctaataaagctgtaatcacaactgtgatatttctcttaagttctattcttaacactcactaaatattacaaagagtttgtgaggttgaagatgaagttctttagcttttgaatttgacagcgtttctgtaagtttgcgcgaGTGTTGTatattgcttctgatcagaacttctatatataggcgcttgagaggaaatgaccgttgggatgcatttaatgctttgcgtgaatagtacaacgctgcatttaatgtttcacacttttgtcaactacctcgagccatgcttttgctgcttttactgactttgccttttgtagcttctaacgttccttttgtcagtcagagatttgacgttacagcctttcatcttgtactttcttctggactcagatttgtagataacaatgtttgaatatcagagtcatcagctttggtgcagagcatcttctgtcttctgactttgaagagctttgagcgtgataccatcagagcttcagagcttctacttctgacttccatcttctgatgctttccagttcatgttctgattctgcatgatcatcttttgatgtcttgccaaagcatgttctgatgaagccatccaaaactttctgagtcagtgcttctgaacgctgatttgtgcatactcttttatacttttcctgaaatggaaaacgtaaaggattagagtaccacattgtcttatacaaaattcatacttaatgttatcatcaaaactaagaatattgatcagaatatttcttgttctaacaatacgCACCGGTTTCGCATTGGATGAGATTCCCAGAAAtgggacatcttattgcatgcgCATAAGACATGGTATGCAATGACTTGACGCGTTATGGTTTTTTGGAAACCTTTTTTCCGCTCCGCACCGCACCTCCTCAATATCCAATTGATCATATTATATGTGTTGGATGGCTCGCCAAATCACGtcattttgtacaagtttacttgaaaccgggATGCCTCATACCACCTACGTCACCGGAATGGAATCTTCATCATAACGCACTTGCCCATACGTGGCCGGATGTATTTGTTGATAGGATGCATGAATTTGAAAGATTGAAGAATATCGATAAAATCTCGAATGCGGGGTTTCTTTATATTTGGGGTTTCTAGGTTTGcattacacacaaacacaaacacaacaatgtctcgcattaggccagatggatgtcaccgaaCATCAATGAAGCGTCCCGATCCTGAACCAGAATACCGCATAAGGGAAGGGCGTGTCattttctctcccgtcaaacccTTCATGTCGGTTaagttttggaatatccattccttcgaccaactcaagaggactctgatgtcttttttagaggggggtaaaaACCCGGCGAAAAAATCAGAAGGATCCAGAGGCTTAAAACAAAAACCTCTTCTAGTACCGGAGAAAAGGAACGTTGGTGGGATGAAGTGAATTACGACATTGAttccattcaaatgatgcatggattagATGACATTTTTTTAACCGTTCTAATTTCTTAGATCTTTTAGTTTTTGTAATTTTCTGTTTGAAATTTCTTTG
This genomic interval carries:
- the LOC131639622 gene encoding uncharacterized protein LOC131639622, yielding MPNDNSTTRSPSYCEHVNKRFPDSPTPKSQKSQKSSNKGAHLSKPPPTPIPPQVLSVSTPIPTHITPSIEEVQIAPKIPFIYEIPVFMHKYIDRIVNVAEDGNCGFLTVSALLGKGEDAHEVVRHDLIKELMNHKDSHTRVFGDEVKFSSVNEALVPLGAST